GGCGAGGGCGGTCTGCCGTCCTTTGCGGGGCGGCGAACAACGCGCCGCAGTTTCTGCGCGAGTTCCCACGTTTCAGCGCCCACAATTTGAGGGATTGCGCCCTCAAACTCCAATCGCTCACCTTTGGGCGTGTCCTTGCGTTTTTTCTGCTTGTAGCTGTCGGTGTAGGTCTTTTTCAGAATCTTGATGCCCATATACTCGCGGCGTTCCAGGATGTTGCTGACAACGCCGCCGCGCCACGCATACGGATCGGAATAATCGCGCTGCGGCGCAATACCCATTTCCCGCAAGTGCGCGGACGGGATCGGCACTTTATCCGCTTCGAGAATGTGCGCGATTTGGTACACGCCTTTGCCCTCGATGACAAGCCGGAAAATGCGCCGCACGACCGCCGCCGCGCTCTCGTCAAGCAGCCACTCCTGGCGGTTTTCGGGGTTGTGAATGTATCCGTAAGGGATTGATCCCGTGCAATGATAGCCCTGCGCCATTCTGTTGTTGAAAATGGCGCGTATTTTCTTGGAGCAGTCTTTGGCGTACCACTCCGCGAGGATCGCCCGAAACGGCGTAAAATCGTCCTCGCCTTGGGCTGTGTCGATGCCGTCGGACACGGCGATCAACCGCACTCCGGCGTCGCGGAGCTGTTCCATAAACAACCCCACGCGCAGGTAATCCCGACCAACGCGGTCGAGAGTTTTGACCACGACCGCCGCAACGTTTCCCGCCTCGATTTCGGCGATCAATTCTTGCCAACCGGGACGCGACCAGGAAGTTCCCGACCAGCCGTCGTCTTGCAGATGGCGGTACGGCTTCAAACCGTTTTGTTCGGCGTAATTTTCAAGAAAATCACGCTGGTTCTGGATGGATGTGCTGACGTCTTTTTCGGCGTCGTCACGGGGCAGCCTTTCGTACAGGACAGTAACTTTTTGCTTGTTCATCTCTGCCTCATCTTTCCGGCAGTCGCGAACATTTGCGGCACTTGTCGATTGAAATTCAGGCACTTTTCCGCACCTCGCTTTCAATCAGTCGGAGGATTTTCTCCTCCAATGTCTCTTTTGCGCTTTCGGAAAAGCGGACGGATACAATGTATTCCGTCGAGCCTATCCGCTTGCGTAATTTCAATTGCCCGGCACCGGCGATTTCGTCGTGTTTCCCGGCCATTGCGTTGTCCATGGTCTGCGTCATCGGATAGACCCCCGTTATTGTAGTTTGATTTTTGAAATAGTTGTTGCGCCCGGTGGCTGCGCTTATCGCGCAAAATGCTTATGGTTGCAGCGTTCTCCGCATCACCGTCCTTTCGGTTTCGTGGATTGGGCGGCGCACAGCGGAAGCTGTCGGCACGTCGCCCGGAAACAAAAAAACCGCATCACAAAACTATCTTGTCGGTCACAATTGACCTGAAAGATAGATTGACAAATGCGGTTACATTCGACAATCCTGTCGTCGTTCCTGCGCCTACTGCCTTTTTCGGCGCGTTCGGCTTTGACCCCCGCCCGTCGTCGCTTATGCCCTCGCGGATTGCTCCGCTCGTCCTACCTTCGCCCCGGCGAGTTACTCCGTCGCTTTTTTCAGCGCGTCTTTCTGTAACTCAGGGTTTTTCGGATTCGGCTTGCTCAAGGTCGGTTCCCGATAAAGGGAGGTCTCGGCTTCCCGGAGACCGCCGCGCGCCGCGCTTCCGTGCAGCGTGGGCTACTCCGTATCCTGACAAAATGCGTTTGCTATTCGGTTGTGTCG
The nucleotide sequence above comes from Acidaminococcales bacterium. Encoded proteins:
- a CDS encoding DUF4368 domain-containing protein encodes the protein MNKQKVTVLYERLPRDDAEKDVSTSIQNQRDFLENYAEQNGLKPYRHLQDDGWSGTSWSRPGWQELIAEIEAGNVAAVVVKTLDRVGRDYLRVGLFMEQLRDAGVRLIAVSDGIDTAQGEDDFTPFRAILAEWYAKDCSKKIRAIFNNRMAQGYHCTGSIPYGYIHNPENRQEWLLDESAAAVVRRIFRLVIEGKGVYQIAHILEADKVPIPSAHLREMGIAPQRDYSDPYAWRGGVVSNILERREYMGIKILKKTYTDSYKQKKRKDTPKGERLEFEGAIPQIVGAETWELAQKLRRVVRRPAKDGRPPSPLTGLLVCADCGKLLTHARNYDYQKNRERDEYVCGNYRQGTKNCTMHYIRTEVVNALILRTIRRVAGYVQKDEAEFVERVREASNLQAEAEVKESKKRLAKAERRVAELGKLVTKLYETYALGKLPENHFDRMLAEYDNEQKELRQSITDLHSAIDCYAADSVRADRFIEIVRRYTEFTELTPQLLNEFVEKVVIHEGDKSSGKRVQKVDIYLSFIGNFDAPDEPVTLTPEQIEAERKADERRRKERDRQREYRARKKTA
- a CDS encoding transposon-encoded TnpW family protein codes for the protein MTQTMDNAMAGKHDEIAGAGQLKLRKRIGSTEYIVSVRFSESAKETLEEKILRLIESEVRKSA